One genomic window of Pseudomonas aeruginosa includes the following:
- the atuR gene encoding atu genes transcriptional repressor AtuR, producing the protein MDDQKAREVMLELVATGQLTDPESARGKLLQTAAHLFRSKGYERTTVRDLASAVGIQSGSIFHHFKSKDEILRSVMEETILYNTALMRAALADAEDLRERVLGLIRCELQSIMGGTGEAMAVLVYEWRSLSAEGQAYILGLRDIYEQMWLDVLGEARLAGYCQGDPFILRRFLTGALSWTTTWFRPEGPMSLDQLAEEALALVIKDA; encoded by the coding sequence TTGGACGATCAGAAAGCCCGGGAAGTGATGCTGGAGCTGGTGGCTACCGGACAGCTCACCGATCCGGAAAGCGCCCGCGGCAAGCTGCTGCAGACCGCCGCCCACCTGTTCCGCAGCAAAGGCTACGAACGCACCACGGTGCGCGACCTGGCCAGCGCGGTGGGCATCCAGTCGGGCAGCATCTTCCATCACTTCAAGAGCAAGGACGAGATCCTGCGCTCGGTGATGGAAGAGACCATCCTCTACAACACCGCCCTGATGCGCGCCGCCCTGGCCGACGCCGAGGACCTGCGCGAGCGGGTGCTGGGACTGATCCGCTGCGAGCTGCAATCGATCATGGGCGGTACCGGCGAGGCGATGGCGGTGCTGGTCTACGAGTGGCGCTCGCTGTCCGCCGAAGGCCAGGCGTACATCCTCGGCCTGCGCGACATCTACGAGCAGATGTGGCTCGACGTGCTGGGGGAGGCGCGGCTGGCCGGCTACTGCCAGGGCGATCCGTTCATCCTGCGGCGCTTCCTCACCGGCGCGCTGTCCTGGACCACCACCTGGTTCCGTCCGGAAGGACCGATGAGTCTCGATCAGCTCGCCGAGGAGGCCCTGGCGCTGGTGATCAAGGACGCCTGA